A genomic window from Phoenix dactylifera cultivar Barhee BC4 unplaced genomic scaffold, palm_55x_up_171113_PBpolish2nd_filt_p 000007F, whole genome shotgun sequence includes:
- the LOC103705445 gene encoding photosystem I reaction center subunit III, chloroplastic, translating into MASLTSIHSTTLSNSFSSKPRLARLHSKPRPSISCSSSQTQENQDVSSSLKTFSAAVALSSILLSSAAAPPPAVADIAGLTPCKESKAFAKREKQSLKKLETSLKKYAPDSAPALAIKATMEKTKRRFENYGKFGLLCGSDGLPHLIVSGDQRHWGEFITPGLLFLYIAGWIGWVGRSYLIAIRDEKKPAQKEIIIDVPLANRLVWRGFIWPVAAYRELVNGDLVVDDADVTVV; encoded by the coding sequence ATGGCCAGTCTCACCTCCATCCACTCCACCACCCTCTCCAACTCATTCTCCTCGAAACCCCGACTCGCCCGTCTCCACTCCAAACCCCGGCCCTCCATCTCCTGTTCTTCCTCTCAAACCCAAGAAAACCAAGACGTCTCCTCGTCTCTCAAGACCTTCTCCGCCGCCGTGGCTCTATCCTCGATCCTCCTCTCCTCCGCCGCAGCGCCGCCGCCGGCTGTCGCCGACATCGCCGGGCTGACCCCGTGCAAGGAGTCCAAGGCCTTCGCGAAGCGGGAGAAGCAGTCGCTCAAGAAGCTGGAGACGTCCCTCAAAAAGTACGCGCCGGACTCCGCCCCGGCCCTCGCCATCAAGGCCACCATGGAGAAGACCAAGCGCCGGTTCGAGAACTACGGCAAGTTCGGCCTCCTCTGCGGCTCCGACGGCCTCCCCCACCTCATCGTCAGCGGCGATCAGCGCCACTGGGGCGAGTTCATCACCCcgggcctcctcttcctctacaTCGCTGGATGGATCGGGTGGGTTGGCCGGAGCTACTTGATTGCCATCAGGGACGAGAAGAAGCCCGCGCAGAAGGAGATCATCATCGATGTTCCCCTCGCCAATCGCCTCGTCTGGAGGGGCTTCATCTGGCCGGTGGCTGCCTACAGGGAGCTCGTCAATGGAGATCTCGTCGTCGACGACGCCGATGTCACCGTCGTCTGA